One stretch of Ficedula albicollis isolate OC2 chromosome 7, FicAlb1.5, whole genome shotgun sequence DNA includes these proteins:
- the MMADHC gene encoding methylmalonic aciduria and homocystinuria type D protein, mitochondrial isoform X2, translating into MANVLCNRARLVTYLPGFYSLVKRVGNAKAFSTAGSSGSDEPHVAAAPPDLCPRTVWPDEVMGPFGPQDQRFQLPGNIGFDCHLHGTASQKKSQTSKSLPDILAEPSASERHEFVMAQYINEFQGSDAPQKQQINNAETYFENAKVECAVQACPELLRKDFQSLFPEVNSNRLTVLTVTQKTKNDMTVWSQEVEDEREMLLENFINGAKEICYAISSEGYWADFIDPSSGLAFFGPYTNTPLLETDERYRHLGFSVDDLGCCKVIRHNLWGTHVVVGSIFTNAEPDSPIMRKLSGN; encoded by the exons ATGGCCAAT gTGCTCTGTAACAGAGCAAGATTGGTCACTTACCTCCCAGGCTTTTATTCCTTAGTTAAAAGAGTTGGGAATGCCAAAGCTTTTTCCACTGCAGGATCCTCTGGCTCAGATGAGCCTCATGTGGCTGCTGCACCTCCTGATTTat GTCCCAGGACGGTGTGGCCGGATGAGGTGATGGGGCCCTTTGGTCCCCAGGATCAGAGGTTCCAGCTGCCTGGGAACATTGGCTTTGACTGCCACCTCCATGGCACAGCTTCCCAGAAGAAATCCCAAACTTCCAAGAGCCTCCCTGATATTTTAGCAGAGCCCTCAGCCAGCGAGAGGCACGAATTTGTCATGGCTCAATACATCAACGAATTCCAG GGCTCTGATGCTCCCCAGAAGCAGCAAATCAATAATGCTGAAACCTACTTTGAAAATGCCAAGGTGGAATGTGCAGTGCAAGcctgtcctgagctgctgagaaaag atttccagtccctgttcccagaggtGAATTCCAACCGTCTGACTGTGCTCACTGTCacccagaaaaccaaaaatgacATGACAGTGTGGAGCCAGGAGGTGGAGGATGAGAGAGAGATGCTGTTAGAAAAT ttcatCAATGGTGCCAAGGAAATCTGCTATGCAATTTCTTCTGAGGGCTACTGGGCTGATTTCATTGACCCTTCCTCAGGACTGGCA tTTTTTGGGCCTTACACCAACACCCCCCTGCTGGAGACGGACGAGCGCTACCGGCATTTGGGGTTTTCCGTGGATGACCTGGGATGCTGCAAAGTGATCAGGCACAACCTTTGGGGTACCCACGTGGTGGTGGGGAGCATTTTCACCAATGCTGAGCCTGACAGCCCCATCATGAGGAAACTCAGTGGAAActga
- the MMADHC gene encoding methylmalonic aciduria and homocystinuria type D protein, mitochondrial isoform X1: MANVLCNRARLVTYLPGFYSLVKRVGNAKAFSTAGSSGSDEPHVAAAPPDLCPRTVWPDEVMGPFGPQDQRFQLPGNIGFDCHLHGTASQKKSQTSKSLPDILAEPSASERHEFVMAQYINEFQGSDAPQKQQINNAETYFENAKVECAVQACPELLRKDFQSLFPEVNSNRLTVLTVTQKTKNDMTVWSQEVEDEREMLLENFINGAKEICYAISSEGYWADFIDPSSGLAEVPLLSPCPVYAVSVLNSCRISTGEGEISTQIPSSTKGKHFKKVKLDIKLLQQPGTAELKLCFQISFRILWKILF; this comes from the exons ATGGCCAAT gTGCTCTGTAACAGAGCAAGATTGGTCACTTACCTCCCAGGCTTTTATTCCTTAGTTAAAAGAGTTGGGAATGCCAAAGCTTTTTCCACTGCAGGATCCTCTGGCTCAGATGAGCCTCATGTGGCTGCTGCACCTCCTGATTTat GTCCCAGGACGGTGTGGCCGGATGAGGTGATGGGGCCCTTTGGTCCCCAGGATCAGAGGTTCCAGCTGCCTGGGAACATTGGCTTTGACTGCCACCTCCATGGCACAGCTTCCCAGAAGAAATCCCAAACTTCCAAGAGCCTCCCTGATATTTTAGCAGAGCCCTCAGCCAGCGAGAGGCACGAATTTGTCATGGCTCAATACATCAACGAATTCCAG GGCTCTGATGCTCCCCAGAAGCAGCAAATCAATAATGCTGAAACCTACTTTGAAAATGCCAAGGTGGAATGTGCAGTGCAAGcctgtcctgagctgctgagaaaag atttccagtccctgttcccagaggtGAATTCCAACCGTCTGACTGTGCTCACTGTCacccagaaaaccaaaaatgacATGACAGTGTGGAGCCAGGAGGTGGAGGATGAGAGAGAGATGCTGTTAGAAAAT ttcatCAATGGTGCCAAGGAAATCTGCTATGCAATTTCTTCTGAGGGCTACTGGGCTGATTTCATTGACCCTTCCTCAGGACTGGCA GAAGTTCCTCTCCTTAGTCCATGTCCTGTTTATGCTGTTTCTGTCCTTAATTCCTGCAGAATTTCCACAGGTGAGGGTGAGATTAGTACCCAAATTCCCTCCAGTaccaaaggaaaacatttcaagaAAGTGAAACTCGACATAAAActtctccagcagcctggcacagctgaactCAAGCTTTGCTTTCAAATATCCTTCAGGATTTTGTGGAAAATcctcttttaa
- the MMADHC gene encoding methylmalonic aciduria and homocystinuria type D protein, mitochondrial isoform X3 has translation MGPFGPQDQRFQLPGNIGFDCHLHGTASQKKSQTSKSLPDILAEPSASERHEFVMAQYINEFQGSDAPQKQQINNAETYFENAKVECAVQACPELLRKDFQSLFPEVNSNRLTVLTVTQKTKNDMTVWSQEVEDEREMLLENFINGAKEICYAISSEGYWADFIDPSSGLAEVPLLSPCPVYAVSVLNSCRISTGEGEISTQIPSSTKGKHFKKVKLDIKLLQQPGTAELKLCFQISFRILWKILF, from the exons ATGGGGCCCTTTGGTCCCCAGGATCAGAGGTTCCAGCTGCCTGGGAACATTGGCTTTGACTGCCACCTCCATGGCACAGCTTCCCAGAAGAAATCCCAAACTTCCAAGAGCCTCCCTGATATTTTAGCAGAGCCCTCAGCCAGCGAGAGGCACGAATTTGTCATGGCTCAATACATCAACGAATTCCAG GGCTCTGATGCTCCCCAGAAGCAGCAAATCAATAATGCTGAAACCTACTTTGAAAATGCCAAGGTGGAATGTGCAGTGCAAGcctgtcctgagctgctgagaaaag atttccagtccctgttcccagaggtGAATTCCAACCGTCTGACTGTGCTCACTGTCacccagaaaaccaaaaatgacATGACAGTGTGGAGCCAGGAGGTGGAGGATGAGAGAGAGATGCTGTTAGAAAAT ttcatCAATGGTGCCAAGGAAATCTGCTATGCAATTTCTTCTGAGGGCTACTGGGCTGATTTCATTGACCCTTCCTCAGGACTGGCA GAAGTTCCTCTCCTTAGTCCATGTCCTGTTTATGCTGTTTCTGTCCTTAATTCCTGCAGAATTTCCACAGGTGAGGGTGAGATTAGTACCCAAATTCCCTCCAGTaccaaaggaaaacatttcaagaAAGTGAAACTCGACATAAAActtctccagcagcctggcacagctgaactCAAGCTTTGCTTTCAAATATCCTTCAGGATTTTGTGGAAAATcctcttttaa